One window of the Opisthocomus hoazin isolate bOpiHoa1 chromosome 12, bOpiHoa1.hap1, whole genome shotgun sequence genome contains the following:
- the LOC142362837 gene encoding pre-mRNA-splicing factor ATP-dependent RNA helicase PRP16 translates to MAAEASEEWLHRLAGTGPEEEAGGLVLRGRSAAAEQHVFKAPAPRASLLGLDVLAARKRREREDEAAAGGKRSRVSSYKDWEEGRDEAGSPEEEEEEEESDRSSRSGRRDRHYRSVHVETPSYTGGVSEEFWERSRQRERERREHGVFASSKEEKERKKERGRDRDHGRKRDREERDRSRHSSRSERDGSSERSSRRSEPESPRHRPKDAATPSRSGWEEDDGGSSSARRSQWESPSPTPSYRDSERSHRASSLRDTDRRDRDRSVRSRYADKTPLPTPSYKYNEWADDRRHLGATPRLSRGRGQRADGEEGIAFETEEERQQWEDDQRQADRDWYMMDEGYDEFHNPLASSSEEYVKKREQHLHKQRQKRISAQRRQINEDNERWETNRMLTSGVVHRIEVGEDFEEDNSAKVHLLVHNLVPPFLDGRIVFTKQPEPVIPVKDATSDLAIIARKGSQLVRKHREQKERKRAQHKHWELAGTKLGDIMGIKKEEEKDKMVAEDGKVDYKAEQKFAEHVKEKSEASSEFAKKKSILEQRQYLPIFAVRQELLSILRDNSIVIVVGETGSGKTTQLTQYLHEDGYTDYGMIGCTQPRRVAAMSVAKRVSEEMGVRLGEEVGYAIRFEDCTSESTVIKYMTDGILLRESLREADLDNYSAIIMDEAHERSLNTDVLFGLLREVVARRSDLKLIVTSATMDAEKFASFFGNVPVFHIPGRTFPVDILFSKTPQEDYVEAAVKQALQVHLSGAPGDILVFMPGQEDIEVTSEQIVEHLEELEKAPALAVLPIYSQLPSDLQAKIFQKAPDGVRKCIVATNIAETSLTVDGIMFVIDSGYCKLKVFNPRIGMDALQIYPISQANANQRAGRAGRTGPGHCFRLYTQSAYKNELLTTTVPEIQRTNLANVVLLLKSLGVQDLLQFHFMDPPPEDNMLNSMYQLWILGALDNTGGLTATGRLMVEFPLDPALSKMLIVSCDMGCSSEILLIVSMLSVPAIFYRPKGREEESDQVREKFAVPESDHLSYLNVYLQWKNNSYSTLWCNQHFIHAKAMRKVREVRAQLKDIMVQQRMSLASCGTDWDVVRKCICAAYFHQAAKLKGIGEYVNIRTGMPCHLHPTSSLFGMGYTPDYIVYHELVMTTKEYMQCVTAVDGEWLAELGPMFYSIKHAGKSRQENRRRAKEEVSAMEEEMALAEEQLRARREEQERRNPLGSARSTKIYTPGRKEQGERLTPRHTPARFGL, encoded by the exons gcaTTACCGCTCTGTGCACGTGGAAACGCCTTCCTACACAGGGGGTGTCAGCGAGGAGTTCTGGGAACGCAGCCGGCAGCGGGAGAGGGAGCGTCGGGAGCACGGTGTCTTTGCCTCCtccaaggaggagaaggagcgaAAGAAGGAACGCGGTAGGGATCGGGACCACGGTCGTAAACGGGACCGAG AGGAGCGGGACCGGAGTCGTCACAGCAGCAGATCAGAGAGAGATGGTTCTTCAGagcggagcagcaggaggagcgaACCGGAGAGCCCCAGGCATCGGCCCAAAG aTGCAGCTACTCCGTCTCGCTCCGGCTGGGAGGAAGATGATGGTGGCTCCAGCAGTGCCCGCCGCTCACAGTGGGAATCTCCCTCGCCCACGCCTTCCTACCGGGACTCAGAGCGCAGCCACCGGGCATCGTCGCTGCGGGACACGGACCGGAGAGACCGGGACAG GTCTGTGAGGAGCAGGTACGCGGACAAGACGCCGTTGCCCACCCCGTCGTACAAATACAACGAGTGGGCTGATGACCGCAGACACCTGGGGGCCACGCCACGGCTGTCCAGAGGGAGAG GGCAGCGTGCGGACGGGGAGGAGGGCATTGCCTTTGAGACGGAGGAGGAGCGACAGCAGTGGGAGGATGACCAGCGG CAAGCTGACCGGGACTGGTACATGATGGACGAGGGCTACGATGAGTTTCACAACCCCTTGGCCTCCTCCTCCGAGGAGTACGTGAAGAAGCGGGAGCAGCACTTGCACAAGCAGAGGCAGAAGCGCATCTCGGCACAGCGGCGGCAGATCAATGAG GATAACGAGCGCTGGGAGACAAATCGCATGCTGACCAGTGGCGTGGTTCATCGGATTGAAGTGGGCGAAGATTTTGAGGAGGACAACTCAGCCAAAGTGCATCTGTTGGTGCACAACCTGGTGCCCCCTTTCCTAGATGGAAGGATTGTCTTCACCAAGCAG CCAGAGCCAGTCATCCCTGTCAAGGATGCCACCTCGGATTTGGCCATCATAGCCCGGAAAGGCAGCCAACTGGTGCGCAAGCACAGGGAGCAAAAGGAGCGTAAGAGG GCTCAGCATAAGCACTGGGAGCTGGCAGGCACGAAGCTGGGAGACATTATGGGgatcaagaaagaggaggaaaaggacaaGATGGTGGCAGAAGATGGCAAAGTGGATTACAA GGCTGAGCAGAAGTTTGCCGAACACGTGAAAGAAAAAAGCGAAGCCAGCAGCGAGTTCGCCAAGAAGAAATCCATCCTGGAGCAGAGACAGTATCTGCCCATCTTTGCTGTGCGGCaggagctgctctccatcctcaG AGACAACAGCATTGTGATTGTGGTGGGGGAGACGGGGAGCGGGAAGACGACGCAGCTGACGCAGTACCTCCACGAGGATGGCTACACAGACTATGGCATGATCGGCTGCACCCAGCCCCGCAGAGTGGCGGCCATGTCGGTTGCCAAGCGGGTCAGTGAAGAGATGGGGGTGCGCCTGGGAGAGGAG GTGGGCTATGCCATCCGCTTTGAGGACTGCACGTCTGAGAGCACAGTGATCAAGTACATGACAGACGGGATCCTGCTTCGCGAGTCGCTGCGAGAGGCTGACCTGGACAACTACAGTGCTATCATCATGGATGAGGCCCACGAGCGCTCGCTCAATACGGACGTGCTCTTTGGCCTGCTTCGGGAG GTGGTGGCCCGACGCTCGGACCTGAAGCTGATTGTCACCTCGGCCACCATGGATGCCGAGAAATTTGCCTCCTTCTTCGGGAACGTTCCTGTTTTCCACATTCCCGGGCGCACTTTCCCCGTCGATATTCTTTTCAGCAAG ACCCCCCAGGAGGACTACGTGGAGGCTGCGGTGAAACAAGCCCTGCAGGTCCATTTGTCTGGTGCTCCCGGAGACATCCTCGTCTTCATGCCTGGCCAGGAGGACATAGAG GTGACCTCAGAGCAAATTGTGGAGCACcttgaggagctggagaaggcgcctgctcttgctgtgctgcctaTCTATTCTCAGCTACCGTCGGACCTGCAGGCCAAGATCTTCCAGAAG GCTCCGGATGGGGTCAGGAAGTGCATTGTTGCCACCAACATTGCAGAGACCTCACTGACGGTGGACGGCATCATGTTTGTGATTGACTCTGGCTACTGCAAGTTGAAG GTTTTCAACCCCCGTATCGGCATGGATGCACTGCAGATCTACCCCATCAGCCAAGCCAATGCCAATCAGAGGGCGGGCCGAGCTGGCCGAACGGGCCCAGGCCACTGCTTCAG GCTCTACACCCAGAGCGCCTACAAGAACGAGCTGCTGACAACCACGGTGCCCGAGATCCAGCGCACCAACCTTGCCAACGTGGTGCTTTTGCTCAAGTCCCTGGGTGTGCAGGACCTGCTGCAGTTCCACTTCATGGATCCGCCCCCCGAGGACAACATGCTGAACTCCATGTACCAGCTGTGGATCCTGGGGGCCCTGGATAACACAG GTGGTCTGACCGCAACAGGACGCCTCATGGTGGAGTTCCCACTGGATCCCGCGCTCTCCAAAATGCTCATTGTCTCCTGCGACATGGGTTGCAGCTCTGAGATCTTGCTGATTGTCTCCATGTTGTCTGTGCCTGCCATCTTTTATCGGCCTAAG GGCCGAGAGGAGGAGAGCGACCAAGTGCGGGAGAAATTTGCTGTTCCAGAGAGCGATCACTTGAGTTACCTGAATGTTTACCTGCAGTGGAAGAACAACAGCTATTCTACGCTGTGGTGCAACCAGCACTTCATCCATGCCAAGGCCATGCGGAAG GTGCGGGAGGTGCGTGCCCAGCTCAAGGACATTATGGTGCAGCAGCGGATGAGCCTGGCATCCTGTGGTACGGACTGGGATGTTGTCAGGAAGTGCATCTGTGCTGCGTATTTCCATCAAGCTGCAAAGCTGAAG GGCATCGGGGAGTACGTGAACATCCGCACAGGCATGCCCTGCCACCTGCACCCCACGAGCTCTCTGTTTGGCATGGGCTACACACCAGACTACATCGTGTATCACGAGCTGGTCATGACCACCAAG GAATACATGCAGTGTGTCACTGCTGTGGATGGAGagtggctggcagagctgggcccCATGTTCTACAGCATCAAACACGCTGGCAAGTCACGCCAG GAGAACCGCCGCCGTGCCAAGGAGGAGGTGTCTGCCATGGAGGAAGAGATGGCtttggctgaggagcagctgcgtGCTCGCCGGGAAGAGCAGGAGCGCCGTAACCCGCTGGGCAGCGCGAG ATCTACTAAAATCTACACCCCTGGGCgcaaggagcagggggagcgccTGACACCACGACACACCCCAGCCCGCTTTGGCCTCTAA